The window GCACCGTGGCGGATCTCGTCGGCGCCAGCGCCCGCGTGTCCTACACACGCAACCTCGCCGACGCGGTGGGCATCCTCCATGCCGAGACGGTGTCGGTGATCATCTCCGAGACGCGCGTCGGTTCGATCGACGCCACGCGCCTCGTGCGCCTGATGAAGAGCAAGCACCCCGAGATCGTCACCGTCATGCTCACCGCCGAGAGCGACGCCGACACGATCACGACGCTGATCAACCAGGGCCAGATCTATCGCTTCGTGCCGAAGCCCATCCGCACCGGCTACCTCAAGATCGTGCTCCAGTCCGCCCTGCGCAAGCACCACGCCCTCGCCAACGACCCGGCCTTGACGCTGCGCCACACCGTCGAGGCGACTTCCGCCGGCACCGTCGACGCGTTCATGGCCGACGTGCAGAAAGTGGCGCCCCAAGCCGAAGCGGCAACAGACAAGGCGGGCGGCTTCATGGCGTCCCTCGGGGCGGGGTTCCGCCGCCTGTTCGGCGCCGGATGACGCAGGCCCTGCTGCAATCTGCTTGACGGGGCCCGAACCCTTGCATAAAATTCGGGTCCTTCTGCACGGGGGTCGTTAGCTCAGTTGGTAGAGCAGCGGACTTTTAATCCGTTGGTCGCTGGTTCGAATCCAGCACGGCCTACCACCGCAAGGTGGGAGTTTCCGTCAGAACAAGGGGGTATAGCTCAGTTGGTAGAGCAGTTGACTCTTAATCAATTGGTCGTAGGTTCGAATCCTACTGCCCCCACCAAACAAATCAAGGGCTTGCAACGATGCAAGCCCTTTTCGCTTTCTAGCGGGCTATCACCGGGCTAGCACAAGCGACAAGAGTCGGTTCTTCGGGCAGCTCGCACTCGCGCTGTCCAGCTCGCTCCGGGAGTACGGCCCCTCATAGCCGACGAGCTTCAATTCCCCGCATATACCGTTTGAACCACTGGGTAACGTTGTGGCAGCAAACACGCGCGCAGGCCGACGTTGCCTTGCCCTTAGCAGCCCAAAGTCACCCGAAGTCTGCTAGCCTGACATTAATTGTCTCGCATCACATCGAGCACCTCGTCATGGAAAGCGTCTTTAGTCGTATTGTCATCGGGGCCTTGGCTGTATGCATCCTGGTGTACCTCATCTGGAAGATTAGCGAAGCGGTCCACCGGCGCAACGCGCGGCGCTACTGGGAAGCGCGACGCCAGCGCGGCGAGAGCGGTTTCTGCCTCCACGACCCCGCTACTGGCAACATCTTCCGCGTCAGGATACCGCCGAAGATCTGAACGGCCGCTCCGGCGGCTCTCGCCCCAGTACCCATCCTGCACTCGACAGAGGAACGTCGCATGCCATTCACCCCCATCCATTTCGGTGTCGGCGCCCTCGGCAAGGCCACACTCGGGCGCCGCTTCTCGTTCAGCGTGTTCGCCGGCTCGCAGGTCGCGATGGATGTCGAACCCTTGGTGAAGCTACTTGGCCTGCTTGACGGGCCCTTGCACGGCCCGACGCACACGCTCGTTGGTGCGTTGCTGATTGCGCTAGTGACGATCGTTGCCTGGGAAGCCTGGCAATGCTACGGCCCGCCCCCGCTGGTCGAACGCATTGGCCGCGTACCGCGGGGCGTCATCATCGGAACAGCCCTCTTCGGCACACTGACGCACTTCGGGCTCGACTCGATCATGCACGGTGACATGGGCCTCACCCCGGAGATGCGCGCCACCTTCGGAACCGGCGACATCCCCGCACAGTGGGCCGAGATCATCTGCTTCGTCGCGCTTTCTCTGTCGCCAGTGATGTGGCTTGTTCGCCGGGAGATTGAGAGGCTCGCGCGCGAAGGCCGCATTCCGCCCTTCTGAAAGGACCAAGGCACACTCGGCTGCCAGCGGATCTCGCCGGCGAGAGCCTTGGATGCCTCCGGCGTCACCGAGTGCACGCGTGCCACGCGCTCCGTCTACCGGCCCGAAAAAAGCTCAGTGTCCTTCGGGTACGCAACACAGGCTCATCCAGTGAGCCAGACCGGGTCTATCATCCTCAACATGCCAGGCCGCAACTTGCATATGCGAGAAGCTTGTCTGTACCCTAATGGCCACTGCTTTCGAGGAGCCGAGGATGTTTGAGTCGATCACCAATATCCGGTTGAGCATCACCCTGCAGCCGGTTGCCGGAAACGTCGTCTACCCGCCCACCTTCGCGCCCTCCGAGTCGGCACCGAAAGGCACGCCCGCCTCACACAACTGGCGACCCGACGGCAGCGTCGTGCTCGACACGCCGCAGTCGCAGGCGAACCGCATCGAGGACGCGATCATGCAGGCGATGCGAGCCGGAGTGCTGGCCTACCCCGATATCCGCCTCGAAATTCCGGGCGAAGGGACCATTTCGGTACTCGAACTCTCCCACCGCGCCTACGATGCCACCCTCTTCCACGGCCTCGACGCGAACGGCACCGCATTCCGCCACACCGCAGCCGGCCAGGCACTGATCAACGCGACGCCAACGAATGCCACGGCCGTGTTTGAGCATGCACCAATCCAGCTGCTGGTCGGCGCCTGGGACTCCCATGCCGGTCGAGGCGTACTCGCCGCCAAGTTCCAGCGCATTCTGACCGGTGAGATCGTGGGCCTGGATGCCAGGCCGATCCAACGCACCGCAACGAAGATTGACCCGCTCGACATCCGGCGCGATGCTGCGACGATCTATGCGCATACCGACGCGAGTATCGGCTGGACACTCGATGCGCAGCATGCGCAGCGCGACGATCGGGACAAGCCGGTTATCCGCAAGGCCTCCGAAACTGGACTCGGCAACACACCCAGCACGACCGAGCGCGGGGCAATCATCTCCTCGGCCCGCCATGACTTGGTGCTCACGGCCACCGCGGTGCGTCGCCTTCGGTTCCCCGATCCCGATACCGGCGCACTGGACCCCGCGCGCGACCGCGCCGGGCAGGATGCCGCCCTTGCCTTTGGCCTGTACGCGATTTCGTTGTTGCTCGACTCCGGCTATAACCTGCGCAGCGGTTGCCAGCTCGTCCCGGAGGATGAGCCGCAACTCGAGCTCATCGGCCGCACCCTCAAGCAGATCGAACACGCCAGCATCGCCGAAGCGCATGGCTGGTTCACCGAAGCCATGAAGAACGCCGCAAAGCACGGCCTGTCGTGGCGTAAGGAACCGATCGTGCTCCACGCCAGTCCGGATCTCGTTGGCGTCATTGCCAAGAGCCGCGAACTGGCGGGCATCGCAACCGAAGATTGATTCCGCGCCGATGTTCGCAATTTCCCTCGCGTACCCGCTCGGTCGTGTCCATGCGGCGGAAGCGGGCGAGCCCCCGGCGTGGTCGCGCCTCTACTCGGCGCTCATCGCCGCCGCCTATCGCGGCAACTTGATGTCCGACGTCCGCGACGCGTTGCTGTGGCTGGAATCTGTGGGCCCTCCGGCTATCGCCGACTCTCCGTCAGCACGCGACGAGCCCAGCGCACGCTACGTCCCCGCCAACGACGACGCACGCCCACCGCGGCAGCGCCATCGCACGGCCCGCACCTTCGAGACGGCCGTGCTGGCCGACCGTGAGTGCGATTTTCAGTACATCTGGAAAGACGCCGAGCCGAATGCGTCACTGCGCACGAAGCTGGACGCGATCTGCGCCGCGGTTACCCACGTCGGCACGACGCATTCAATTGCGCTCGTGAGCGTTGTTGAAAATCCTCGCACGCCAGACTGGGAGCCCGCACAGGACCGTGCCGATTTGAGTCTACGCACCGTGCTTCCCGGACGTCTCGACGAGTCTGACCGAGTGTTCGCAGAGGGCCGACGCCTGCATGGTGGCGCCTGCGAAACCTGGACGGCGTATCGTGCGGTGCGTCCCCTGCGCGTGAGCGATCACGGCCGCCTGCTTGCCTTGAGTGTGCACGGCGATCTCTCCGGGGAGCACGCGATTCACCTCTCGACTGCGATCCTCGCCGCCCTTCAGGCCGAAATTCCCGATGACGAACTGGAGTCCGCCGCCCGAGGCGTACACGGCCACGGCGCCGAGGCCGCCAACCGCCTGCGCATCCTGCCGGCACCCGATGTCGGTCACCGACATGCGAGTGGACGCATACTCGGGGTCTTCATCGACATGCCCGATCCGGCAATGCGTCCGTCCGTGCTGAGCGCATTGAGTCGGCTGGACTCCTTGCTGCTCCCCGGAGACAAACGGATCACGTTGTCGGTACCCGCCCCAGGGCTGCCGCTTCCGCATGCACTGCAGGAACGGACGTGGATACAACCGAGCCGCGAATGGACCACGGCGCTCGCCGCTATCCTCGACCGTTTTCCGAAACGCGGTCTCGATCTCGAACAGATCGTGCGCATGAGCTGCCAACACGCCGGACTCCCACCACCGCGCGCCATACACCTGGCTCAACATGGGTTCCTGCAGGGCGTCGATCACGCCCAGCGATACACCATGCGCGACAAGCAGCGGGGGCCGCGCACGCACCTGTTGCTGCAGTTCGACGAGCCCGTCTCCCCCGCGGCACCGCTGTCACTCGGCCGCAGTCGCAATTACGGCTTGGGGCTGCTCCGCCCCCTGAATCGGCAAGAGGGAGCTCGCAATGCGACAGAACTTCCGTGAGTTTGTCCACGCAATTCACGGGCGAGATCCCTTCCCGTGGCAGGAGCGGGCTGCCGAGGCGCTCTGCACCGGCACTGCGATTGACGCGATCTGCGTTCCCACCGGCACGGGCAAGACCTCGATGCTCGACGCCGCCATCTTTGCGATGGCACACGGACGGGACTGGCGCCGCATCGTCTACACCGTTGATCGTCGGCTCGTTGTTGACAGCGTCAGCGCACACGCTCAACGGATCGCCGACGCGCTGGCGGGGAACGATTCACCGGCCGTGCGCGCCGTCGCTGCAGTAATCGGCAATCGGCTGCGGGTCGTGCGCCTGCGCGGTGGCGTGCCGCTCGACGACGAATGGGCGCTTCACCCCGAAGAACCCGCCATCCTCGTCAGCACCGTCGATCAGGCCGGCTCGCGTCTGCTGTTTCGCGGCTATGGCGTCTCGCCGAAGCAGGCGCCGATCCACGCAGCACTGGTCGGCCATCGCGCCCTGCATCTCGTCGACGAAGCCCATCTGTCGCGCGCCTATGTGCAAACCCTTCGGTCCTGCCGAGAACACGGTGCCGCCATTTCGCTCATCGAGATGACCGCAACGCCCTCCATCTCAACAGACGCCGTCCTAACCCTCGACGAGGCTGACCGAGCCAACCCGTTGCTTGCGCAGCGGCTGAGCGCCGTCAAACGCGCACGGCTGATCGACACGACGGGAAAGAAGCTCGCGGCAACCCTTACCGCACAGGCGATTGCGCTGCGGGCTGGCGGCGCGGCGATCGTCGGTGTCGTCGTAAATACCGTCGCACGCGCCCGCGACGTCTACACGGCGCTTGCCAAAGAGGGCGATGCCGTCCTGCTTACCGGACGCGTGCGCCCCTATGAACGCGACCGACTGGTCGAGACACTGCTGCCGCGCATCTGCGCCGGTCGGGCCGAAAGCGCCGCCACGCCGCTTTACGTCGTCGCCACGCAGACGATCGAGGTCGGGGCCGATCTCGATTTCGACGGCTTGGTAACCGAATGCGCCTTGTATGTTTAAGCCAGACCAGTACGGTAGAGTCTGGTTGCCGCTGAGGCGGCCAGACCGGACCGTGCAGTTTGAGCGCGCCTGGGGTGTCCGAGCCCGTGACTGAGTGCAGAGCGCACGGCCGCCGTGCTGGTCTTCCTGAAGCCCGAACGGTTACGCGCCCCGGTTCGACCGAGCGCGCATGCACAAGGAAGGGATCCGAAGATCATGTCTGTGACCTCAGTGGTGGTGGGCATCGACGTCGCCAAGGCGCATGTCGATGTCGCGGTGATGGGCGCCAAGTTTGATGCTCAGCAGTTCGATAACGATGCCGAGGGCCACTCGGCGCTGGCGGCAGCCTTGCAGCCGCAAGGGGTGGCGCTGGTGGTGATGGAGGCCACCGGCGGCTACGAGGCGACCCTCGCCTGCGCGCTGCAGGCGGCGGGCCTCGCCGTGGCGGTGGTCAATCCGCGCCAGGCGCGCCACTTCGCCAAGTCGATGGGGCGCCTCGCCAAGACCGACGCGATCGACGCGCGCATACTGGCCGAGTTCGCCGCGGTGCTGGTGCGCCGCGAGGATCTGGCCAGCCTCATCCGCCCGCTCGCCGACGCTCAGCAGCAGGCCTTGGC is drawn from Azoarcus sp. DN11 and contains these coding sequences:
- a CDS encoding response regulator — translated: MKRPAGKVLCVDDEPGIVRSLQWLLQKQFEVFTATSGAEALELVKQHDFDVVISDQRMPAMTGVEVLREVRRLSPRTMRILLTGYSDMQAIVRSVNESEVFRFINKPWNIAELPKVVAQAITIAQTQPADEEVTDVSEEAPLIANGERILVIDDDPEMGRTVADLVGASARVSYTRNLADAVGILHAETVSVIISETRVGSIDATRLVRLMKSKHPEIVTVMLTAESDADTITTLINQGQIYRFVPKPIRTGYLKIVLQSALRKHHALANDPALTLRHTVEATSAGTVDAFMADVQKVAPQAEAATDKAGGFMASLGAGFRRLFGAG
- the cas7u gene encoding type I-U CRISPR-associated RAMP protein Csb1/Cas7u, whose product is MFESITNIRLSITLQPVAGNVVYPPTFAPSESAPKGTPASHNWRPDGSVVLDTPQSQANRIEDAIMQAMRAGVLAYPDIRLEIPGEGTISVLELSHRAYDATLFHGLDANGTAFRHTAAGQALINATPTNATAVFEHAPIQLLVGAWDSHAGRGVLAAKFQRILTGEIVGLDARPIQRTATKIDPLDIRRDAATIYAHTDASIGWTLDAQHAQRDDRDKPVIRKASETGLGNTPSTTERGAIISSARHDLVLTATAVRRLRFPDPDTGALDPARDRAGQDAALAFGLYAISLLLDSGYNLRSGCQLVPEDEPQLELIGRTLKQIEHASIAEAHGWFTEAMKNAAKHGLSWRKEPIVLHASPDLVGVIAKSRELAGIATED
- the csb2 gene encoding type I-U CRISPR-associated protein Csb2 produces the protein MFAISLAYPLGRVHAAEAGEPPAWSRLYSALIAAAYRGNLMSDVRDALLWLESVGPPAIADSPSARDEPSARYVPANDDARPPRQRHRTARTFETAVLADRECDFQYIWKDAEPNASLRTKLDAICAAVTHVGTTHSIALVSVVENPRTPDWEPAQDRADLSLRTVLPGRLDESDRVFAEGRRLHGGACETWTAYRAVRPLRVSDHGRLLALSVHGDLSGEHAIHLSTAILAALQAEIPDDELESAARGVHGHGAEAANRLRILPAPDVGHRHASGRILGVFIDMPDPAMRPSVLSALSRLDSLLLPGDKRITLSVPAPGLPLPHALQERTWIQPSREWTTALAAILDRFPKRGLDLEQIVRMSCQHAGLPPPRAIHLAQHGFLQGVDHAQRYTMRDKQRGPRTHLLLQFDEPVSPAAPLSLGRSRNYGLGLLRPLNRQEGARNATELP
- the cas3u gene encoding type I-U CRISPR-associated helicase/endonuclease Cas3, with protein sequence MRQNFREFVHAIHGRDPFPWQERAAEALCTGTAIDAICVPTGTGKTSMLDAAIFAMAHGRDWRRIVYTVDRRLVVDSVSAHAQRIADALAGNDSPAVRAVAAVIGNRLRVVRLRGGVPLDDEWALHPEEPAILVSTVDQAGSRLLFRGYGVSPKQAPIHAALVGHRALHLVDEAHLSRAYVQTLRSCREHGAAISLIEMTATPSISTDAVLTLDEADRANPLLAQRLSAVKRARLIDTTGKKLAATLTAQAIALRAGGAAIVGVVVNTVARARDVYTALAKEGDAVLLTGRVRPYERDRLVETLLPRICAGRAESAATPLYVVATQTIEVGADLDFDGLVTECALYV